From a region of the Falco peregrinus isolate bFalPer1 chromosome 5, bFalPer1.pri, whole genome shotgun sequence genome:
- the NISCH gene encoding nischarin isoform X1, with product MEAAAGGEDGEEPPRGARVLGSELVETYTVYIIQVSVGNHQWTVKHRYSDFHDLHEKLVSEKKIDKNLLPPKKIIGKNSKSLVEKRQKELEVYLQTLLVKFPVTAPKVLSHFLHFHLYEINGITAALAEELFHKGEQLLMAGEVFTIRPLQLYAVTQQLLQGKPTCANGDAKTDLGHILDFTCRLKYLKVTGTGGPFGTSNIQEHLLPFDLSIFKSLHQIEISHCGGKLIKGLTSSKHALATMSIRFSATSMKEILVPEASEFDQWEPEGASSSCPVTAVIPTWRTLTTLDMSHNSISQIDDSVKLIPKIEFLDLSHNGVSLVENLQHLYNLVHLDLSYNKLTSLEGVHTKLGNIKTLNLAGNQLESLCGLNKLYSLVNLDLSNNKIEQIDEVKNIGNLPCLEKVVLSSNPLSIIPDYRTKVLAQFGDRASEVCLDNTVTTEKELDTVEVLKAIQKAKEVKYKLSNSDKKISEDSRLTAASSKSNCSSLTVRPSSPSLPRPVSSSQGIICEETVLASSFLQSSGSTPTDHTVPQRCFEIPDSRCKNQAPASLLDSCKEYGSGHHMCLDHSEEEHCAVLDPCNTVILPFNCMSYTATNQDFIQHLSALIVQTVQRSPPSFTENEGSPPSDSRTTDKEDGYFEMGLHEGDQTFEFSTTSDTRSSDNIAVESVDIVKILWSFSIHIHKGLRQFASCLVLTDDMLAVFEIPHQELRGNCQHIPSVLKLMLCFPYTDLTEFGFLLPEICLTLKLKSSDNCLFIVSDSQNLQDFYSCLHTCCSQHYTSVLPSSTLYCGKANLQEFLCQLMELNCISAEDVEVKGCFPTYLVYGTKTNVQKILDQPEPAGNNKEWSKNVLCSVLYSSVYKSSDQGPCVVHPCWIFLTPQHLYIVKVDFGLLPGKWVGTEELGSVFKLNRIPLASLVLYPTHGSIQQKGSFLDGHVLQFLVGYRFVTAVFVLPHEKFHFLRIYSLLRTLLQDVKTIIIFKASSKSDAVRNHVVEANRHGQSASFCRPHLTLSSLYPSEFLMQKITEDNQIPVHLHVSVSLQYVAGLKGNALVEFFHGNIAEVENEELRHLMWSSVLFYKTPNVEVMACVLLSTKAIYFLLDDSFIHADEHQSDFWDKDNSDCENSSFHLSCCFVLKLNDLQSVNVGLFDQYFRITGHSADHIVTCLTRDSYNTHTFIQQLMAVLSLLARTPSPEPVDKDFYSEFGSKNTGRMENYELIHSSRVKFIYPNEEEIGDLAFLVAEKMDGLTNLQSLNILLYVLAFQVNNVEGSAQNTSSLQPKTLILTSSDLFLFDEDYISYPLPEFAKEPPKRDKYQLADGRRIRDLDRVLMGYQTYPQALTFVFDDVQNEDLMQNLTLDHFGETNSAPKGNAKQEGSRNREIQWYIFIPSAESREKLISLLARQWEILCGRELPLELTG from the exons GAGAGCAGTTGTTAATGGCTGGAGAAGTCTTCACCATCAGACCCTTGCAGTTATATGCTGTCACTCAACAGTTGCTACAGGGGAAACCGACATGTGCTAATGGAGACGCCAAAACAGATCTAGGTCATATTCTAGATTTCACTTGTAGACTCAAGTATTTAAAG GTCACTGGAACAGGGGGACCTTTTGGAACCAGTAACATTCAGGAGCATCTCTTGCCCTTTGATCTGTCAATTTTCAAATCACTTCATCAAATAGAG atcagTCATTGTGGGGGAAAGCTTATCAAAGGACTGACTTCATCAAAACATGCTCTGGCCACAATGAGCATTCGATTTTCAGCAACATCGATGAAG GAAATCCTGGTGCCTGAGGCCTCGGAGTTTGATCAGTGGGAGCCAGAGGGTGCATCTTCAAGTTGTCCAGTGACAGCAGTTATTCCAACGTGGAGAACCTTAACAACTTTGGATATGAGTCACAATAGCATCTCTCAAATTGATGATTCAGtg aAATTGATTCCGAAGATTGAATTCCTGGATTTGAGTCACAATGGGGTGTCTCTGGTAGAAAATTTACAG CATCTTTACAACCTTGTTCACTTGGACTTATCCTACAACAAGCTTACATCACTGGAAGGTGTTCACACAAAACTGGGAAACATCAAAACTCTAAATTTAGCAGGCAATCAGCTGGAAAGTCTGTGTGGTCTTAACAAACTGTATTCGTTAGTCAACTTGGATCTGAGCAACAACAAAATAGAACAG ATTGATGAAGTAAAAAACATAGGAAACCTCCCATGCTTAGAAAAGGTGGTCTTATCCAGCAATCCATTGAGCATCATCCCTGACTACCGGACCAAAGTACTTGCTCAGTTTGGGGACAGGGCCTCAGAG gTCTGTTTGGATAACACTGTTACCACAGAAAAGGAACTAGACACTGTGGAAGTACTAAAAGCTattcaaaaagcaaaggaggTTAAATACAAACTGAGCAACTCTGATAAAAAG ATCAGTGAGGACTCCAGGctcactgctgccagctccaAATCAAACTGTTCTTCTCTTACTGTTCgtccttcctctccctctctgcctCGTCCTGTCAGCTCCAGCCAAG GAATAATTTGTGAAGAAACAGTCCTAGCCAGCAGTTTTTTGCAATCCAGTGGTTCGACTCCTACAGACCATACAGTTCCCCAGAGATGCTTTGAAATACCAGACTCCAGATGTAAAAATCAG GCACCTGCCTCTCTCTTGGATTCATGCAAAGAGTATGGAAGTGGTCATCATATGTG TTTGGATCATTCAGAGGAAGAACACTGTGCAGTGCTTGACCCCTGTAACACCGTCATCTTGCCTTTTAATTGTATGTCATACACTGCCACAAACCAAGATTTTATCCAGCACCTTTCTGCCTTGATAGTGCAGACTGTACAGAGATCACCTCCCTCCTTTACAGAGAATGAAGGAAGTCCTCCATCTGATTCCAGAACCACAGACAAAGAAGATGGATATTTTGAAATGGGACTTCATGAAGGAGATCAGACTTTTGAATTCAGCACTACTTCAGATACTCGGTCATCTGACAACATAGCAGTGGAGAGTGTTGACATAGTCAAAATTCTCTGGAGTTTTTCTATTCACATTCACAAAGGACTCAGGCAGTTTGCttcctgtttggttttgacTGATGATATGCTAGCTGTGTTTGAGATTCCTCATCAGGAATTGAGAGGAAATTGCCAGCACAtcccttctgttttgaaattaatgCTGTGTTTTCCATATACTGATCTAACAGAATTTGGCTTTCTCCTGCCAGAAATCTGTTTAACACTGAAGCTGAAAAGCAGTGACAACTGCTTGTTTATTGTTTCAGACTCCCAGAATCTTCAAGacttttattcctgtttacaCACGTGTTGCTCTCAGCACTACACATCAGTGTTACCAAGCTCCACATTGTACTGTGGAAAAGCAAACCTTCAAGAGTTTCTCTGTCAGCTTATGGAATTGAATTGCATTTCAGCAGAAGATGTTGAAGTAAAAGGTTGTTTCCCCACCTATCTTGTTTATGGGACTAAAACCAATGTTCAGAAAATCTTAGATCAACCAGAGCCAGCTGGCAATAACAAAGAATGGTCAAAAAACGTTTTGTGTTCTGTACTTTATTCTTCAGTGTATAAATCTTCTGACCAGGGTCCCTGTGTGGTCCATCCATGTTGGATATTTCTAACACCCCAGCATTTGTACATAGTAAAGGTGGATTTTGGTTTACTGCCAGGTAAATGGGTAGGCACAGAAGAGTTGGGAAGTGTATTTAAGCTGAATAGGATTCCGTTAGCATCGCTTGTGTTGTATCCGACTCATGGTTCCATCCAGCAGAAGGGTTCATTTTTGGATGGACATGTGCTGCAGTTCCTTGTTGGATACAGATTTGttacagcagtgtttgttcTACCTCATGAGAAATTCCACTTCCTAAGAATCTACAGTCTTTTAAGAACACTCCTGCAGGATGTTAAgactattattattttcaaagcttCAAGCAAATCAGATGCTGTAAGAAATCACGTTGTGGAGGCAAACAGACATGGTCAGTCAGCAAG CTTTTGCAGGCCTCATCTGACGCTGTCATCCTTATATCCATCTGAATTTCTTATGCAGAAGATAACAGAAGACAACCAGATTCCTGTTCACCTTCATGTTTCTGTGTCTCTGCAGTACGTGGCTGGGCTGAAAGGAAATGCTCTAGTTGAGTTCTTCCATGGCAACATTGCAGAG gTGGAAAATGAAGAGTTGAGACATCTCATGTGGTcctcagttttgttttacaagACTCCCAATGTGGAAGTGATGGCTTGTGTGCTTCTCTCAACAAAAGCTATTTACTTTCTGTTGGATGATTCTTTCATTCATGCTGATGAGCACCAGTCGG atttttggGACAAAGACAACTCAGATTGTGAAAATAGTTCTTTCCACCTCTCTTGCTGCTTTGTGCTAAAACTCAACGACCTGCAGTCAGTAAATGTTGGCTTGTTTGACCAATACTTCCGAATTACTG GACACTCTGCAGATCATATAGTCACCTGCCTGACAAGAGACAGTTACAACACTCACACTTTCATACAGCAGCTTATGGCAGTTCTGTCATTGCTTGCACGCACGCCTTCACCTGAACCGGTAGATAAAGACTTCTACTCTGAATTTGGGAGTAAAAACACAG GAAGAATGGAGAATTATGAACTGATTCACTCTAGCAGAGTAAAATTTATTTATCCAAATGAAGAGGAAATTGGGGACCTTGCTTTTCTAGTGGCAGAGAAGATGGATGGTTTGACAAATCTTCAGTCCCTCAACATCCTTCTGTATGTGTTGGCATTTCAAGTAAATAATGTTGAAGGATCTGCCCAAAACACTAGTTCACTTCAACCGAAAACACTTATATTAACCAGCTCTGATTTGTTCCTCTTTGATGAAGATTATATCAGTTACCCACTACCCGAATTTGCTAAGGAACCACCAAAGAGAGATAAGTACCAGCTTGCAGATGGAAGACGAATCCGGGATTTAGATAGAGTCCTTATGGGTTATCAGACATATCCACAGGCCCTTACATTTGTGTTTGATGATGTTCAGAATGAGGATCTGATGCAGAATTTGACACTAGATCACTTTGGAGAAACTAATAGTGCCCCAAAGGGAAATGCCAAACAAGAAGGCAGCAGGAATAGAGAGATCCAGTGGTACATTTTTATCCCAAgtgcagaaagcagggagaaactAATTTCATTGCTTGCAAGACAGTGGGAGATCCTGTGTGGTAGGGAACTGCCTTTGGAACTCACTGGGTAG